A region from the Buchnera aphidicola (Pemphigus populi) genome encodes:
- the dnaQ gene encoding DNA polymerase III subunit epsilon, with amino-acid sequence MKKSIIRQIALDTETTGINSKGIFYEKHRIIEIGAIEIINRNFTGNDFHSYIQPNRSVDPKALAIHGITDTFLECKPIFSDIAINFLNYINGAELIIHNASFDIGFIDYELSMLNLNIKNISSFTTVIDTLFLSRKLFPGKKNTLDALCSRYHIKNDERGFHSALLDAKLLAKVYLSMTSFQESIDFFSNEAQKYNSNIVIKKNKNHCSSKIHMASIDENKSHKLYLKYMLKKNKKCLWYND; translated from the coding sequence ATGAAAAAATCAATAATAAGACAAATTGCACTTGATACCGAAACCACAGGAATTAATAGTAAAGGTATCTTTTATGAAAAACATCGTATTATCGAAATCGGTGCTATCGAAATAATCAATCGTAATTTTACAGGAAATGATTTTCATAGTTATATTCAACCAAATCGTTCAGTAGATCCTAAAGCTTTGGCTATACATGGAATTACAGATACATTCTTAGAATGTAAACCTATATTTAGTGACATAGCAATAAATTTTTTAAACTACATAAATGGTGCAGAGTTAATTATACATAATGCTAGTTTTGATATTGGATTTATAGATTATGAATTAAGCATGTTAAATCTGAATATAAAAAATATTTCTTCTTTTACTACTGTAATCGATACTTTATTCCTTTCTAGGAAACTCTTTCCTGGTAAAAAAAATACTTTGGATGCTTTATGTTCTAGATATCATATCAAGAATGATGAAAGAGGTTTTCATAGTGCATTACTAGATGCCAAATTATTAGCTAAAGTATATTTATCTATGACTAGTTTTCAAGAATCAATAGATTTTTTTAGCAATGAAGCACAAAAATATAATAGCAATATTGTTATAAAAAAAAATAAAAATCATTGTTCTTCTAAAATACATATGGCTTCCATAGATGAAAATAAATCACATAAATTATATTTAAAATATATGTTAAAAAAAAATAAAAAATGCCTTTGGTATAATGATTAA
- the rnhA gene encoding ribonuclease HI — MLKLVYIFTDGSCLGNPGPGGYSVLLCYKKHKKFLNAGFYLTTNNRMELMGTIIALESLKQSCEVHIATDSQYVKKGIENWIYKWKKYGWKNKKKQPIKNIDLWIRLYKTLKPHQIHWKWIKGHSNHMENIICDKLARLSANNPSFKDTGYRKITSII; from the coding sequence ATGTTAAAATTAGTTTATATTTTTACAGATGGTTCATGCTTAGGAAATCCTGGTCCAGGAGGTTATAGTGTTTTGCTTTGTTATAAAAAACATAAAAAATTTTTAAATGCTGGGTTTTATTTAACTACAAATAATCGTATGGAATTAATGGGAACTATTATAGCATTGGAATCTTTAAAACAATCTTGTGAAGTACATATTGCAACAGATAGTCAATATGTAAAAAAAGGTATTGAAAACTGGATATATAAATGGAAAAAATATGGTTGGAAAAATAAAAAAAAACAACCAATAAAAAATATAGATTTATGGATAAGATTATACAAGACATTAAAACCACATCAAATTCACTGGAAGTGGATCAAAGGTCATTCTAACCATATGGAAAATATTATATGTGATAAATTAGCACGCCTATCCGCAAATAATCCTAGTTTCAAAGATACTGGTTATAGAAAAATAACTTCTATCATATAA